In a genomic window of Xylophilus rhododendri:
- a CDS encoding diguanylate cyclase domain-containing protein, which yields MDGRVKPLSSERRLIYFLVPFLIAFQIGAFVLLWFANRRIATDQLEDELRSSAQVFKYAVAQRSEYLRQATDLVAKDYGFREAVSSNSRLTIESALKNQNVRMGSSLTVLSTLDDTVTGKSMSQTSGFLADYPGLSDSALAAQVRDIKSGDSSLKALALDPDTHVLYQWVKTVVRTPAPTAHLSFAFQIDDQIAAQFRKITNSDFVFLSRDGKGPWTIQASSYDPELQGAMVSKFENLQDGFWSLTAGTNHYRMLTVDLGENGASRVVAVVGQSLEEAMETFVKLERIFSLLIVFNVVLSVTAVYRATHKFVAPLDKVAYQDSLTRLANRRLFEMNLQLAAENYKALGRGYSLMVMDLNKFKAINDTLGHAAGDQVLQEAARRIQGILRHSDTVARLGGDEFAVLLITNDRHKAAEIAGMICERVKQPITLADGKLVDVGVSIGVARVPENGVATDQLLHLADEAMYAAKVRACGFTFA from the coding sequence ATGGATGGCCGGGTAAAGCCGCTGTCTTCCGAACGGCGCCTGATCTATTTCCTGGTGCCCTTTCTGATCGCCTTTCAGATCGGTGCTTTTGTCCTGCTCTGGTTCGCCAACCGGCGCATCGCCACCGACCAGCTCGAAGACGAATTGCGCTCCAGCGCCCAGGTCTTCAAATACGCGGTGGCGCAGCGCAGCGAATACCTGCGCCAGGCCACCGACCTGGTGGCCAAGGACTACGGTTTTCGCGAGGCGGTTTCCAGCAATTCGCGCCTGACCATCGAATCGGCCCTGAAGAACCAGAACGTGCGTATGGGTTCGAGCCTGACCGTGCTGTCCACGCTGGACGACACCGTCACCGGCAAGTCCATGTCGCAGACCAGCGGCTTCCTGGCCGACTATCCCGGCCTCTCGGATTCGGCGCTGGCCGCCCAGGTGCGCGACATCAAGTCCGGCGACAGCAGCCTGAAGGCACTGGCGCTCGACCCGGACACCCATGTGCTCTACCAATGGGTCAAGACCGTGGTGCGCACGCCGGCGCCCACCGCCCACCTGTCCTTCGCCTTCCAGATCGACGACCAGATCGCCGCCCAGTTCCGCAAGATCACCAATTCGGACTTCGTCTTCCTGTCGCGCGACGGCAAGGGCCCCTGGACCATCCAGGCGTCTTCCTACGATCCCGAACTGCAGGGCGCCATGGTCTCCAAGTTCGAGAACCTGCAGGACGGTTTCTGGTCGCTGACCGCCGGCACCAACCACTACCGCATGCTCACGGTGGACCTGGGCGAGAACGGTGCCTCGCGGGTGGTGGCGGTGGTGGGCCAGTCGCTCGAAGAGGCCATGGAGACCTTCGTCAAGCTCGAACGCATCTTCAGCCTGTTGATCGTGTTCAACGTGGTGCTGTCGGTGACCGCTGTCTACCGCGCCACCCACAAGTTCGTGGCGCCGCTGGACAAGGTGGCCTATCAGGACAGCCTGACCCGCCTGGCCAACCGCCGCCTGTTCGAGATGAACCTGCAGCTGGCCGCCGAGAACTACAAGGCCCTGGGCCGCGGCTACAGCCTGATGGTGATGGACCTGAACAAATTCAAGGCGATCAACGACACCCTGGGCCACGCCGCGGGCGACCAGGTGCTGCAGGAGGCGGCACGCCGCATCCAGGGCATCCTGCGCCATTCCGACACCGTGGCCCGCCTGGGCGGCGACGAGTTCGCGGTGCTGCTGATCACCAACGACCGGCACAAGGCAGCCGAGATCGCCGGCATGATCTGCGAGCGGGTCAAGCAGCCGATCACCCTGGCCGACGGCAAGCTGGTGGACGTGGGGGTGAGCATCGGCGTGGCGCGTGTGCCCGAGAACGGCGTGGCCACCGACCAGCTGCTGCACCTGGCCGACGAGGCCATGTACGCGGCCAAGGTGAGGGCCTGCGGTTTCACCTTCGCCTGA
- a CDS encoding tRNA dihydrouridine synthase, which translates to MPSPSPILLAPMEGLLDFVLRDVLTRIGGVDRCVSEFIRITGTVLPDRVFLRYVPELLNGSRTPAGTPVRPQLLGSDAACLADNAAALARLQPEGVDLNFGCPANIVNRHGGGAALLDTPEALFDIVRAVRAAVPAHLPVSAKMRLGVRDASLALENARALAEAGACELVVHARTKTDGYRPPAYWELIAAIREAVAIPVVANGEIWTVADAQRCRELSGCQALMLGRGAVADPGLAWAIRAADGQAVSGAVGWTELLPQLDAFWRIISHHFPGRQRVGRLKQWLNLLRRRHPEAEAAFMEIRTLTDPAAVDAWMARQRA; encoded by the coding sequence ATGCCAAGCCCATCCCCCATCCTGCTCGCCCCCATGGAGGGCCTTCTCGACTTCGTGCTGCGCGATGTGCTGACCCGCATCGGCGGGGTGGACCGCTGCGTGTCGGAATTCATCCGCATCACCGGCACGGTGCTGCCCGACCGGGTCTTCCTGCGCTACGTGCCCGAGCTGCTCAACGGCAGCCGCACGCCCGCCGGCACGCCGGTGCGGCCGCAGCTGCTGGGCTCGGACGCCGCCTGCCTGGCCGACAACGCGGCGGCGCTGGCGCGGCTGCAGCCCGAAGGTGTCGATCTCAACTTCGGCTGCCCGGCCAATATCGTCAACCGCCACGGCGGCGGCGCGGCGCTGCTCGACACGCCCGAGGCCCTGTTCGACATCGTGCGCGCAGTGCGCGCCGCCGTGCCGGCGCATCTGCCGGTGTCGGCCAAGATGCGCCTGGGTGTGCGCGATGCCAGCCTGGCGCTGGAGAACGCCCGGGCGCTGGCCGAGGCCGGTGCCTGCGAGCTGGTGGTGCATGCCCGCACCAAGACCGATGGCTACCGCCCGCCGGCCTATTGGGAGCTGATCGCCGCGATCCGCGAGGCGGTGGCGATCCCGGTGGTGGCCAATGGCGAGATCTGGACGGTGGCCGATGCACAGCGCTGCCGCGAGCTGTCGGGCTGCCAGGCGCTGATGCTGGGCCGCGGCGCCGTGGCCGATCCGGGCCTGGCCTGGGCGATACGCGCGGCCGACGGGCAGGCCGTCTCCGGCGCCGTGGGCTGGACCGAACTGCTGCCGCAGCTCGATGCCTTCTGGCGCATCATCAGCCACCACTTCCCCGGCCGGCAGCGGGTGGGCCGGCTCAAGCAGTGGCTCAACCTGCTGCGGCGGCGCCATCCCGAGGCTGAAGCCGCCTTCATGGAGATCCGCACGCTGACCGATCCGGCGGCGGTGGATGCCTGGATGGCACGGCAGCGGGCATGA
- the ppk2 gene encoding polyphosphate kinase 2 has product MKELSRKDYDEQLEPLQIELARIARWVAAREQRILILFEGRDTAGKGGVIATISDYLNPRQCRITALPKPTEREAAQWYFQRHVAHLPAAGEIALFDRSWYNRAGVEKVMGYASDKQVASFLKQAPVFERMLVDDGILLFKYWLCTDQAEQEKRFAERHADPLKRWKLSPVDIEARKLYDDYTQAREKMLKATHKRHAPWTLVDFNDQRLGRLTLIRDLIQRLPKSRIEDVAPALEALKRKPHKEHYGVIEPLKVPKDLRPTAG; this is encoded by the coding sequence ATGAAAGAACTCTCGCGCAAGGATTACGACGAACAGCTCGAACCGCTGCAGATCGAACTCGCCCGCATCGCCCGCTGGGTGGCGGCGCGCGAACAGCGCATCCTGATCCTCTTCGAGGGCCGCGACACCGCCGGCAAGGGCGGCGTCATCGCCACCATCAGCGACTACCTCAACCCGCGGCAATGCCGGATCACCGCCCTGCCCAAGCCCACCGAGCGCGAGGCCGCGCAATGGTATTTCCAGCGCCATGTGGCGCACCTGCCGGCCGCCGGCGAAATCGCCCTGTTCGACCGCAGCTGGTACAACCGCGCCGGCGTCGAGAAGGTGATGGGCTACGCCAGCGACAAGCAGGTGGCCAGCTTCCTGAAGCAGGCACCGGTGTTCGAACGCATGCTGGTCGACGACGGCATCCTGCTCTTCAAGTACTGGCTGTGCACCGACCAGGCCGAGCAGGAAAAGCGCTTCGCCGAGCGCCATGCCGATCCGCTCAAGCGCTGGAAACTCTCGCCGGTCGACATCGAGGCCCGCAAGCTCTACGACGACTACACCCAGGCCCGCGAGAAGATGCTCAAGGCCACGCACAAGCGCCATGCACCCTGGACGCTGGTGGACTTCAACGACCAGCGCCTGGGCCGGCTCACCTTGATCCGCGACCTGATCCAGCGCCTGCCCAAGAGCCGCATCGAGGACGTCGCGCCCGCGCTCGAAGCCTTGAAGCGCAAGCCGCACAAGGAGCACTATGGCGTGATCGAGCCGCTCAAGGTGCCCAAGGACCTGCGGCCGACAGCCGGCTGA
- a CDS encoding esterase-like activity of phytase family protein: MKRLAITLAAALACGAVSAQPTQTVFPATLAGHALLPAQSYMPAPKDAPADLQSSGKFSDGKRTEAVGTVEGLSGGRGTGVFLPFKGQPLQGHSGIKRMEDGSFWILTDNGAGAKANSPDFMLYLNHYKVDFGSGKFRHLGAVFLHDPDKKVPFRIVHEGSKQRYLTGSDFDPESFQFAGGALWIGEEFGPYLIKADLKGKVLAVYDALVDGKPVRSPDHPSVTTPGVPGGAVDFQVKRSKGFEGMASSKDGSKLYALLEGPVWKADAKDFERVDGKEALRVLEFDVAAGKWTGRHWFYPLEANGNAIGDFNMIDGDTGLIIERDNGEGTADKACPEGQKRSDCFHDIAKFKRVYKIEFGDANVGQAVRKIGYVDLLNIADPQRLSRKPLNDGVLKFPFFTIENVEVVDATHIVVGNDNNLPFSSSREPDKADDNELILLDVGDFLRVK; encoded by the coding sequence ATGAAGCGCCTCGCCATCACCCTCGCCGCCGCTCTCGCCTGCGGCGCCGTCTCCGCCCAGCCCACGCAGACCGTCTTCCCCGCCACCCTGGCCGGCCATGCCCTGCTGCCCGCGCAGTCGTACATGCCGGCTCCGAAGGATGCGCCGGCCGACCTGCAGTCCAGCGGCAAGTTCAGCGACGGCAAACGCACCGAGGCCGTCGGCACGGTCGAGGGCCTGTCCGGCGGCCGCGGCACCGGTGTCTTCCTGCCCTTCAAGGGCCAGCCGCTGCAGGGCCATTCGGGCATCAAGCGCATGGAAGACGGCAGCTTCTGGATCCTCACCGACAACGGTGCCGGCGCCAAGGCCAACTCGCCGGACTTCATGCTCTACCTCAACCACTACAAGGTCGATTTCGGGAGCGGCAAGTTCAGGCACCTGGGTGCTGTCTTCCTGCACGACCCGGACAAGAAGGTGCCGTTTCGCATCGTCCATGAAGGCAGCAAGCAGCGTTACCTGACCGGCTCCGATTTCGATCCCGAGAGCTTCCAGTTCGCCGGCGGCGCCCTGTGGATCGGCGAGGAGTTCGGGCCCTACCTGATCAAGGCCGACCTCAAGGGCAAGGTGCTCGCCGTGTACGACGCGCTGGTCGACGGCAAGCCGGTGCGCTCGCCCGACCATCCCTCGGTGACCACGCCCGGCGTGCCCGGCGGCGCGGTGGATTTCCAGGTGAAGCGCTCCAAGGGCTTCGAGGGCATGGCATCGTCCAAAGACGGCAGCAAGCTCTACGCCCTGCTCGAAGGGCCGGTCTGGAAGGCCGATGCCAAGGACTTCGAACGGGTCGACGGCAAGGAGGCGCTGCGGGTGCTGGAGTTCGACGTGGCCGCCGGCAAGTGGACCGGGCGGCACTGGTTCTATCCGCTGGAAGCCAACGGCAATGCGATCGGCGACTTCAACATGATCGACGGCGACACCGGCCTGATCATCGAACGCGACAACGGCGAAGGCACGGCCGACAAGGCTTGCCCCGAAGGGCAGAAGCGCTCGGACTGCTTCCATGACATCGCCAAGTTCAAGCGGGTCTACAAGATCGAGTTCGGCGATGCCAACGTGGGGCAGGCGGTGCGCAAGATCGGGTATGTGGATCTGCTCAACATCGCGGATCCTCAGCGGCTTTCGCGCAAGCCCTTGAACGACGGGGTGCTGAAGTTTCCCTTCTTCACCATCGAGAACGTGGAGGTCGTGGATGCGACCCACATCGTGGTTGGCAATGACAACAACCTGCCGTTTTCCAGCAGCCGGGAGCCTGACAAGGCTGATGACAACGAGTTGATCCTGCTGGATGTCGGGGATTTTCTTCGGGTGAAGTGA
- the panS gene encoding ketopantoate/pantoate/pantothenate transporter PanS yields MSLFTRLFPLWAALAAAAAYVLPGTFVHLLPWVTWLLMLVMFGMGATLSFADFRRVLVQPGPVIAGVLIHYLVMPLAAFLLARVFDMPPELVAGMILVGSVASGTASTLMVYISRGDVALSVTIGAVSTLVGVIATPLLTRLYINANVAVDVLGLLLSILQIVVVPVLLGLLLNHFARNAVRAAEKALPYVSVFSILAIIAAVVAASHGKIATVGPTLFIAVILHNALGLLGGYWGGRLLKFDESVCRTLALEVGMQNSGLAAALGNLYFSPLAALPGAVFSVWHNISGSLLAGHWARKSTK; encoded by the coding sequence ATGTCCCTCTTCACCCGCCTGTTCCCCCTGTGGGCCGCGCTCGCCGCAGCCGCCGCCTATGTCCTGCCCGGCACCTTCGTGCACCTGCTGCCCTGGGTCACCTGGCTGCTGATGCTGGTGATGTTCGGCATGGGCGCCACGCTCTCCTTCGCCGATTTCCGCCGGGTGCTGGTGCAGCCCGGCCCGGTGATCGCCGGCGTGCTCATCCATTACCTGGTGATGCCGCTGGCGGCCTTCCTGCTGGCGCGGGTGTTCGACATGCCGCCGGAACTGGTCGCCGGCATGATCCTGGTGGGCAGCGTGGCCAGCGGCACGGCTTCCACGCTGATGGTCTACATCTCGCGCGGCGACGTGGCCCTGTCGGTGACGATCGGCGCGGTCTCCACCCTGGTGGGCGTGATCGCCACGCCGCTGCTCACCCGGCTCTACATCAACGCCAACGTGGCGGTGGACGTGCTGGGCCTGCTGCTGAGCATCCTGCAGATCGTGGTGGTGCCGGTGCTGCTGGGCCTGCTGCTCAACCATTTCGCCCGCAATGCGGTGCGCGCGGCGGAGAAGGCGCTGCCCTATGTCTCGGTGTTCTCCATCCTGGCCATCATCGCCGCCGTGGTCGCGGCCAGCCACGGCAAGATCGCCACCGTCGGCCCGACGCTGTTCATCGCCGTGATCCTGCACAACGCCCTGGGCCTGCTCGGCGGCTACTGGGGCGGACGCCTGCTGAAGTTCGACGAGTCGGTCTGCCGCACGCTGGCGCTGGAGGTGGGCATGCAGAACTCCGGCCTGGCCGCCGCCCTGGGCAACCTGTACTTCTCGCCGCTGGCCGCGCTGCCGGGGGCGGTGTTCTCGGTGTGGCACAACATCTCGGGCTCACTGCTGGCGGGGCACTGGGCGCGCAAGTCGACGAAGTAA
- a CDS encoding Lrp/AsnC family transcriptional regulator produces MPKIKPDSVDQTEKSFDKLDMAILRLLMQDSRKTLNEIGAEVGLSSTACWTRIKRLESEGVIRRYTVDVNPARLGYRDSVIVQLTLESHTDETLYEFGRILATIPEVMEAYLVSGDYDYYIRLAVRDTRDYERLLRERLYKIPGIRHSKSHFVLRTMKEASLAPV; encoded by the coding sequence ATGCCGAAGATCAAACCGGATTCAGTCGATCAGACCGAAAAATCTTTCGACAAACTCGACATGGCCATCCTGCGCCTGCTGATGCAGGACAGCCGCAAGACCTTGAACGAGATCGGCGCGGAAGTGGGCCTGTCCTCCACCGCCTGCTGGACCCGCATCAAGCGCCTGGAGTCCGAGGGCGTGATCCGCCGCTACACGGTGGACGTGAACCCCGCCCGCCTGGGCTACCGCGACTCGGTCATCGTGCAGCTCACCCTGGAGAGCCACACCGACGAGACCCTCTACGAGTTCGGCCGCATCCTGGCGACGATCCCCGAGGTGATGGAGGCCTACCTGGTCTCCGGCGACTACGACTACTACATCCGCCTGGCGGTACGCGACACCCGCGACTACGAACGGCTGCTGCGCGAGCGGCTCTACAAGATCCCGGGCATCCGGCACAGCAAGTCGCATTTCGTGCTGCGCACGATGAAGGAGGCGAGCCTGGCGCCGGTGTGA
- the ilvB gene encoding biosynthetic-type acetolactate synthase large subunit, which yields MEQALAEPLHDLASTPTPINGAQALLQALIDSGIDTLFGYPGGAALPLYDALHGEPRLRHVLVRHEQAAVHAAEGYARSTGKVGVVLVTSGPGVANTISGLLDAISDSIPLLCISGQVATGVIGTQAFQESDALGMSRPVTKWNRQLRCADDIPATVAKALAVAAGGRPGPVLLDLPKDVQLATLRRTPAVSAQAPKPASVKPSPGAIQRAADLISTAQRPVFYGGGGLVNAGPQACADFTELVRRMGAPCTLTLMGLGAFPASDPAFLGMLGMHGTVEANLAMHEADLVVCIGARFDDRVTGKLGEFCPKARKIHVDIDPASIHRTVKVDVPVVADCGSALQALLAEPALAEADPQRLAGWWRRIEGWRARDCLAFEPRADSILPQQLMATLQQKLQGREAIVSTDVGQHQMWAAQYLRFDAPRRWLTSGGAGTMGYGLPAAIGAQIAHPDSTVVCVSGDASILMNIQELSTAVQHGAPVKVVLSNNGYMGMVRQWQEMNHGNRLSHSWNAALPDFVALARAFGWGARRVADPAELAQALDECLAWDGPFFLDVQVAPQENCYPMIPAGRGHHEILLSAGAWMPREAA from the coding sequence ATGGAACAAGCCCTCGCCGAACCCCTTCATGACCTGGCGTCGACGCCGACCCCGATCAACGGCGCCCAGGCGCTGCTGCAGGCGCTGATCGACAGCGGCATCGACACCCTCTTCGGCTACCCCGGCGGCGCCGCCCTGCCGCTGTACGACGCGCTGCATGGCGAGCCCCGGCTGCGCCATGTGCTGGTGCGCCACGAACAGGCGGCGGTGCATGCGGCCGAGGGTTATGCACGCAGCACCGGCAAGGTCGGCGTGGTGCTGGTGACCTCCGGGCCGGGCGTGGCCAACACGATTTCCGGACTGCTGGATGCGATCAGCGATTCGATCCCGCTGCTGTGCATCAGCGGCCAGGTGGCGACCGGGGTGATCGGCACCCAGGCCTTCCAGGAGAGCGATGCGCTGGGCATGTCGCGGCCGGTGACCAAGTGGAACCGGCAACTGCGCTGCGCCGACGACATCCCCGCCACCGTCGCCAAGGCGCTGGCCGTGGCGGCCGGCGGCCGGCCGGGGCCGGTGCTGCTGGACCTGCCCAAGGATGTGCAGCTGGCGACGCTGCGCCGCACGCCGGCCGTTTCAGCGCAGGCGCCGAAGCCGGCGAGCGTGAAGCCTTCGCCCGGCGCCATCCAGCGCGCGGCCGACCTGATCTCCACCGCGCAGCGCCCGGTGTTCTACGGCGGCGGCGGGCTGGTCAATGCCGGGCCGCAGGCCTGCGCGGATTTCACCGAACTGGTCCGGCGCATGGGCGCGCCCTGCACGCTGACGCTGATGGGCCTGGGCGCGTTTCCAGCTTCCGATCCCGCCTTCCTCGGCATGTTGGGCATGCACGGCACGGTGGAGGCCAACCTGGCGATGCACGAGGCCGATCTGGTGGTGTGCATAGGCGCGCGTTTCGACGACCGGGTCACCGGCAAGCTCGGCGAGTTCTGCCCCAAGGCCCGCAAGATCCATGTGGACATAGACCCCGCCAGCATCCACCGCACGGTGAAGGTCGATGTGCCGGTGGTGGCCGATTGCGGCAGCGCCTTGCAGGCCCTGCTGGCCGAGCCGGCGCTGGCCGAGGCCGATCCGCAGCGCCTGGCAGGCTGGTGGCGCCGCATCGAAGGCTGGCGTGCGCGCGACTGCCTGGCCTTCGAGCCCCGGGCCGATTCGATCCTGCCGCAGCAGCTCATGGCCACGTTGCAGCAAAAGCTGCAAGGCCGCGAGGCCATCGTCTCCACCGACGTCGGCCAGCACCAGATGTGGGCCGCCCAGTACCTGCGCTTCGACGCGCCGCGCCGCTGGCTCACCTCGGGCGGCGCCGGCACCATGGGCTACGGTCTGCCGGCGGCCATCGGCGCGCAGATCGCCCATCCGGACAGCACGGTGGTCTGCGTGAGCGGCGACGCCTCCATCCTGATGAACATCCAGGAACTGTCCACCGCGGTGCAGCACGGCGCGCCGGTGAAGGTGGTGCTGTCGAACAACGGCTACATGGGCATGGTGCGGCAGTGGCAGGAGATGAACCACGGCAATCGCCTGAGCCACAGCTGGAACGCCGCGCTGCCCGATTTCGTGGCTCTGGCGCGCGCCTTCGGCTGGGGTGCGCGGCGGGTGGCCGATCCGGCGGAGCTGGCGCAGGCGCTCGATGAATGCCTGGCCTGGGACGGGCCCTTCTTCCTGGACGTGCAGGTGGCGCCGCAGGAGAACTGCTACCCGATGATCCCGGCCGGCCGGGGCCATCACGAGATCCTGCTGTCGGCCGGTGCGTGGATGCCGCGCGAGGCGGCTTAG
- a CDS encoding nitrate- and nitrite sensing domain-containing protein has product MIDPVVQLSASALVHRARQLEVDAMHGLASRADLLEVIGRAIRCLQRERGASSIYLASRGLRFSQERLAMEEDSRAAQKALASAFSRHAEPERGATAGALSLMAWVLLGLDALEGMRGQIERQGMDAHAMVAGYSHLIAGLIELMVQIAETAAVPGLQGLLRALVHLVQAKEAAGQERALGALLFASGWNNETQQRRVARLIDTQQACLAAFAEAADAELLGLWREQVRAGLAELQALRSILLGARPGSVLDTGLSKPWFDACSGRIDGLWALQTALLQQLRGDCAASIRQARVELRDTRGLLRHLRENPPARAQAVDRFFACGDPKA; this is encoded by the coding sequence ATGATCGATCCGGTCGTGCAGCTGTCTGCATCCGCCCTGGTGCACCGTGCCCGCCAACTGGAAGTCGATGCGATGCATGGCCTGGCCAGCCGCGCCGACCTGCTCGAAGTGATCGGCCGGGCGATCCGCTGCCTGCAGCGCGAACGCGGCGCATCCAGCATCTACCTGGCATCGCGCGGCCTGCGTTTCTCGCAGGAGCGGCTGGCCATGGAGGAGGACAGCCGCGCCGCCCAGAAGGCACTGGCCTCGGCTTTCTCCCGCCATGCCGAGCCGGAGCGCGGTGCTACGGCGGGCGCGCTGTCGCTGATGGCCTGGGTGCTGCTCGGCCTCGATGCCCTGGAAGGCATGCGCGGCCAGATCGAACGCCAGGGCATGGACGCGCACGCCATGGTGGCCGGCTACAGCCACCTGATCGCCGGCCTGATCGAGCTGATGGTGCAGATCGCCGAGACCGCCGCCGTGCCCGGCCTGCAAGGCCTGCTGCGCGCCCTGGTCCACCTGGTGCAGGCCAAGGAGGCGGCCGGACAGGAGCGGGCGCTCGGCGCCCTGCTCTTTGCCTCCGGCTGGAACAACGAAACCCAGCAGCGCCGGGTGGCCCGGCTGATCGACACGCAGCAGGCCTGCCTGGCGGCCTTCGCCGAAGCGGCCGATGCGGAACTGCTGGGTTTGTGGCGCGAGCAGGTGCGCGCCGGCCTGGCCGAACTTCAGGCGCTGCGCAGCATCCTGCTGGGCGCACGGCCCGGCAGCGTGCTGGACACCGGCCTGAGCAAACCCTGGTTCGATGCCTGTTCCGGCCGCATCGACGGGCTGTGGGCTTTGCAGACCGCCCTGCTGCAGCAGCTGCGCGGCGACTGCGCCGCCAGCATCCGCCAGGCCCGGGTGGAGCTGCGCGACACCCGCGGCCTGCTGCGCCATCTGCGCGAGAACCCGCCGGCGCGGGCGCAGGCGGTGGACCGCTTCTTCGCCTGCGGCGACCCGAAAGCCTAA
- the nirD gene encoding nitrite reductase small subunit NirD produces the protein MNTATANYTAVCEIDDILPGTGVCALVEGRHVAVFRVGQSDFHAIDNVDPKSGASVLSRGLVGNLGDRLVVASPLYKNHFDLRTGECLEMPELSVATHGVRIEGQRVLVALGG, from the coding sequence ATGAACACCGCCACCGCGAACTACACCGCCGTCTGCGAGATCGACGACATCCTGCCCGGCACCGGCGTCTGCGCCCTGGTGGAGGGCCGGCATGTGGCCGTCTTCCGCGTCGGCCAGAGCGACTTCCACGCCATCGACAACGTCGACCCCAAGTCCGGCGCCAGCGTGCTCTCGCGCGGGCTGGTGGGCAACCTGGGCGATCGGCTGGTCGTGGCCTCGCCCCTCTACAAGAACCACTTCGACCTGCGCACCGGGGAATGCCTGGAGATGCCGGAACTGTCGGTGGCCACGCATGGCGTGAGAATCGAGGGGCAGCGGGTGCTGGTGGCGCTCGGCGGTTGA